A genomic window from Luteolibacter sp. LG18 includes:
- a CDS encoding dynamin family protein, with product MFGERYFATRERLVEVMRGIVDLAADTQAEIGPELASDSVQTGLAAPFLFVVCGEVNAGKSTLINGLFGSDLCKVNILPETDKVLWYRHGVLARDVEVTPTLEERYRPIEFLKDFNLVDTPGTNSVMRGHQSITERFLPVADLLLFVFPVSNPWGAATWDFLSKLGPEALDRVAFVIQQIDQRDASDIPVILGHMRDLSMKRIGHIPPMFAVSGKLAIEAKKTEPFGRQAWLACGFAELEDFISRNVCQSSQRRKLLETWRRHSSDALVKIEDRIEETTRNVERCARFLAEIEREIDSLREQFVIRLPRHLSGVAEVFQSEAVWVAKRLGSRLSPWNTLIRLFTGERSGTETEGLFAERLQTAVEHVATEDAAETVKACERHWESLKERVHAEMGIMLKDDSTIQAPLEKASSKFVRRLGRAARLGIGNLKVRHGLDQSARERLTSLKIFTALTLLSLTGAGVCGIFKIPWAPWGCLLLAAASSAIFLIYARTSQQDIVKAFRERLLDACGTFANALRGDYEEALRVFFQDYAGCLEEIRRHVANDKLALEPRLQRWNELFLSLKAIEQDL from the coding sequence ATGTTCGGCGAGCGTTACTTCGCGACGCGCGAACGTCTGGTGGAAGTGATGCGGGGGATCGTGGATCTGGCCGCGGACACGCAGGCGGAAATCGGACCGGAACTGGCGTCCGATTCCGTCCAGACCGGACTCGCCGCCCCGTTCCTGTTCGTCGTCTGCGGCGAGGTCAACGCGGGCAAGTCGACCCTGATCAACGGCCTCTTCGGCAGTGACCTGTGCAAGGTCAACATCCTGCCCGAGACCGATAAGGTGCTGTGGTACCGCCACGGGGTTTTGGCCCGGGATGTCGAGGTCACACCGACCCTCGAGGAACGCTACCGGCCGATCGAGTTCCTGAAGGACTTCAACCTCGTCGACACCCCCGGCACGAATTCCGTGATGCGGGGCCACCAGAGCATCACCGAGCGCTTCCTGCCGGTCGCGGATCTGCTGCTCTTCGTCTTCCCGGTTTCCAACCCCTGGGGGGCCGCGACCTGGGATTTCCTCTCGAAGCTGGGTCCCGAGGCCCTCGACCGGGTGGCGTTCGTGATCCAACAGATCGACCAGCGCGATGCCTCGGACATCCCGGTGATCCTCGGCCACATGCGCGATCTCTCGATGAAGCGCATTGGCCACATCCCGCCGATGTTCGCCGTCTCCGGCAAGCTCGCGATCGAGGCCAAGAAGACCGAACCCTTCGGCCGCCAAGCCTGGCTGGCCTGCGGGTTCGCGGAGCTCGAGGACTTCATCTCCCGCAACGTCTGCCAATCGTCCCAGCGGCGAAAGCTGTTGGAAACCTGGCGCCGCCATTCCTCGGACGCCCTCGTGAAAATCGAGGACCGGATCGAGGAAACCACCCGCAATGTCGAACGCTGCGCACGCTTCCTCGCCGAGATAGAGCGCGAGATCGACTCGCTGCGCGAGCAATTCGTCATCCGCCTGCCACGCCACCTTTCCGGCGTGGCCGAAGTCTTCCAAAGCGAGGCCGTCTGGGTGGCCAAGCGCCTCGGCAGCCGCCTCAGCCCTTGGAACACGCTGATCCGTCTGTTCACCGGCGAACGCTCCGGCACCGAAACCGAAGGCCTTTTCGCCGAGCGCCTCCAAACCGCGGTCGAACACGTCGCCACCGAGGACGCCGCCGAAACCGTGAAGGCCTGCGAACGCCACTGGGAAAGCCTCAAGGAACGCGTCCACGCCGAAATGGGCATCATGCTGAAGGACGACTCCACCATCCAAGCGCCCTTGGAAAAAGCCTCGTCCAAGTTCGTGCGCCGCCTCGGCCGCGCCGCGCGTCTCGGCATCGGCAACCTCAAGGTACGGCACGGCCTCGACCAATCGGCCCGTGAACGCCTCACCTCGCTGAAGATCTTCACCGCGCTCACCCTGCTCTCGCTCACCGGCGCGGGTGTGTGCGGGATCTTCAAAATCCCTTGGGCCCCATGGGGATGCCTGCTGCTCGCCGCGGCCAGCTCGGCGATCTTCCTGATCTATGCCCGCACCAGCCAGCAGGATATCGTGAAGGCCTTCCGCGAACGCCTGTTGGATGCCTGCGGCACCTTCGCGAACGCCCTCCGCGGCGACTACGAGGAAGCGCTGCGTGTCTTCTTCCAAGACTACGCCGGCTGCCTCGAGGAAATCCGCCGCCACGTCGCGAACGACAAGCTCGCCCTTGAGCCGAGGCTACAACGCTGGAACGAACTCTTCCTTTCCCTCAAGGCGATCGAGCAGGATCTGTGA